In Spodoptera frugiperda isolate SF20-4 chromosome 12, AGI-APGP_CSIRO_Sfru_2.0, whole genome shotgun sequence, a single window of DNA contains:
- the LOC118263122 gene encoding protein obstructor-E yields MRSSVQFAVLFACVAYASAGILLEHAPACPEQYGVQAYAHPELCDQFFLCTNGTLTVETCENGLLFDGKGAVHNHCNYHWAVDCGNRKADLTPLSTPGCEYQFGIYPDSSECSTSYIKCAYGIPQQEPCTPGLVYDERIHGCNWPDLLQPFCNPEAVVGFKCPTKVPANSQAAKFWPFPRFPVPGDCHRLITCVEGHPRLISCGEDKVFDDQSLTCEDPELVPHCGHA; encoded by the exons CCAGCGCCGGTATCCTGTTGGAGCACGCACCCGCGTGTCCAGAGCAGTATGGAGTTCAG GCGTACGCACACCCAGAGCTCTGCGACCAGTTCTTCCTGTGCACCAACGGCACCCTGACTGTGGAGACCTGTGAGAATGGCCTGCTGTTCGACGGCAAGGGCGCCGTGCACAACCACTGCAACTACCACTGGGCTGTCGACTGTGGCAACAGGAAAGCTGATT TGACTCCTCTATCGACTCCCGGCTGCGAGTACCAGTTCGGCATCTACCCTGACAGCAGCGAGTGCTCCACCAGCTACATCAAGTGCGCCTACGGTATCCCCCAGCAGGAGCCCTGCACCCCTGGCCTGGTCTACGACGAGCGCATCCACGGCTGCAACTGGCCTGATCTCCTCCAGCCTTTCTGCAACCCTGAAG CTGTCGTCGGCTTCAAATGCCCAACGAAAGTGCCAGCGAACTCACAGGCCGCCAAATTCTGGCCTTTCCCTCGCTTCCCTGTTCCTGGAGACTGCCACAGGCTCATCACATGTGTGGAAGGCCACCCTCGTCTCATCAGCTGCGGAGAAGACAAGGTCTTTGATGACCAGAGCCTGACCTGCGAAGACCCAGAACTTGTCCCTCACTGCGGTCACGCGTGA